The following are from one region of the Actinomycetes bacterium genome:
- the sodN gene encoding superoxide dismutase, Ni — translation MMLLNIFAPKKTLHAHCDLPCGVYDPAQAKIEAQSVKACMEKHNASDDADFRARAISIKEDRSNLVKEHLWILWTDYFKPPHFEAHPELNTLFNEATKLAGAGGTKGTTDVAIADDLLAKIDQISDIFWETKKA, via the coding sequence ATGATGTTGCTAAACATCTTCGCCCCAAAGAAGACCCTGCACGCCCACTGCGATCTCCCCTGCGGCGTCTACGATCCGGCACAGGCCAAGATCGAGGCCCAGTCGGTCAAAGCATGTATGGAAAAGCACAACGCTTCTGATGACGCCGACTTCCGCGCTCGGGCGATCAGCATCAAGGAGGACCGCTCCAACCTGGTGAAAGAGCACCTGTGGATCCTGTGGACTGATTACTTCAAGCCGCCGCACTTCGAGGCACACCCAGAACTCAACACGCTCTTCAATGAGGCAACCAAGCTCGCTGGTGCTGGCGGTACCAAAGGAACCACCGATGTCGCCATCGCCGATGATCTGCTCGCCAAGATTGACCAGATCTCCGATATCTTCTGGGAGACCAAGAAAGCGTAG